In the genome of Maribacter forsetii DSM 18668, the window AACTATATAGCCTTCAGCTACTAAACCTTGATGCCAATAGTCGTTAGCGCTCATCCAGCTGTTGCTCACATTTTGTGAACCAGGACCACTGTACTGATACATAAACAACGGATATTTTTTTGAAGGGTCAAAATCTTTTGGTTTGATTATGTACATATTAAGATCATTGCCATTTATAGAAATAGTAGAGAACTCTTTAGGGCTAACAGCATAACCTTCTAATCTCTTCAATAATTGACTATTGTCTTTTATATCTTTTACTTTCTTACCGTTAATGGCTTGATGCAATGTGTATACCGGCGGAGTATCTGCACTTGAAAACGTATTAATAAAATAGGTGAAATCTGTGCTAAAAGAAGCGTTGTTCGTTCCTTTACTTACTGCCAAGCCTTTTTTATCATCACCTCCGCTGCTAATATTGTAAACCCCACGGTTAATAGAACCGTTTTCTGTAGATTGGTAGTATATTTTATCTTCGTTTTGGTCGTAACCATAGTACTTGGTCACTTCCCAATCGCCTTTTGTAATTTGGTTCATTAAACTACCGTCTTCCCCATATAAGTAGATATGGTTATAACCATCTTTTTCACTTGTCCAGATAAAGCTATCATCTTCTAAAAAAGTTAAATTATCGGTAACGTCTACATAAGCGTCATCCTTTTCTACCAACAATACAGAAACTTCGCCTTTTTTAGCATTGACCGTATACATTGTTAATTGATCTTGATGTCTGTTCAGGGTCTGAACACTTAAATAATCTTTATGATTTTTCCATTTAATTCTTGGTACGTAATAAGCATCTTTTAAGTCAACCGAAGTAATTGCCCCACTTGCAACGTCTAATAAATGCAATGTAACTATAGAATTGTTCTCACCTGCTTTTGGATATTTAAATACGTGTGGCTGTTGATACAACCCTGTGCCATATACGTCCATGGAAAATTCTGGAACATTGGTTTCATCAAAACGTAAAAAAGCTATTTTAGAACCATCTGCATTCCATTCAAAAGCACGAACAAATGCAAATTCTTCTTCATACACCCAATCGGTAACACCATTGATTATTTTATTATTTACTCCATCTTCAGTAACCTGTTTAGTTTTACCCGTGGAAAGATCAAAAATATAAATGTTATTGCTTTTTACATACGCAACTTTACTACCATCTGGAGATAATAATGGTTCTTGAATTTTGTCATCACTAACTTTTACTACCTCTTTTGTAGCAATATCGTAGACATAATATATACCAAGTTTCGATCTTCTGAATATTGGCTCTACTTCCGTAGACAATAGCATCTGTTTTTCATCTGAACTAAAGTCATATGAAGAGAAGGAAGTAATGTCAGCTAAATCTGCAGACGAAACTACGGTACCTACTTTTTCTAATGTTTTATAATCATATTTGTCAACCGTAGTAATTTGGCTGAATCTGTTTGTATTAAGAACCGTGTACTGGGTGCCGTTCTTCATGGATCTAAGAGCATCCATTCCTTCTGTTCTAAAAGTTCCTTGATAAATATCTGAAACTTGTATTGTTTTCTCCTGTGCCCAAGTAAATACGCTGAATGAAAGTAAAATCAACGCAATTAAGTGTGTTTTTCGCATATATAAGTGAATTTTGTTAAATCTCTCAAGTTTACCACAATTTCCTCAAAAAAACACGCTTTAGAGTAAAAAAGAAAGTGCTTTTAACGCTTTGACCATTTAAAAAAGATTATTGCCAATATGCGTATCTTTACCACTGTTACAATGTGCTGTATTTTTCATGATCTTCACATGTACACAACATTGAATATTAGTAGAAAGTTATACCTAAATGACCAAACCGATAAGTGGTTTTTCCAAACTAACGAAAGAGGAAAAAATAGATTGGGTTACAGCGAATTTCACGCAAAACGCAGCCCAATCAAAGAAAATACTGCAAACATATTGGAACCAAGATACAAGTGTTCAGCAATTGCATGATGAGTTTATTGAAAACACCATCACAAACTTATACGTACCACAAGGCATTGCACCCAATTTTTTAATCAATGATACGCTATACGCCATACCTATGGCCATAGAGGAGAGTTCTGTAATTGCAGCAGCAAGTAAAGCTGCTAAATTCTGGTTAAAACGAGGCGGATTCAAAGCAGAAATATTAGGCACTGAAAAAGTAGGTCAAGTCCATTTCATCTTCAAAGGGGATACCAAAAAACTAGACTCGTTTTTTACGTACTTAAAACCTCTTTTACTAGCAGAAAGTGCATCTTTGACTACTAGCATGGAAAAAAGGGGTGGTGGTATCACAGACATCGTTCTAAAGGATAAAACCGATGAGCTGGACCACTATTTTCAATTGCACGCTACTTTTGAAACCAAGGATGCCATGGGCGCTAATTTCATTAACAGTTGTTTGGAGCAATTTGCTACAACCTTAAAAAAAGAAGCCGCCCAGTTTAATGCATTTTCTACAAAAGAAAAAGATGTAGAAATAGTAATGAGCATACTTTCTAACTATGTTCCCAACTGTACTGTTAGAGCAGAAGTTAGTTGCCCAGTAGAAGATTTAAATCTATCGGCAGAATTGACTCCGCACCACACTGCAGAAAAAATAATACAGGCCATCAAAATTGCCCAAGTGGAACCGTATCGTGCGGTGACACACAATAAAGGTATTATGAACGGTATTGACGCAGTAGTACTTGCTACGGGAAACGACTTTAGAGCCGTTGAAGCCGGTGTACATGCATATGCTTGTAAAGACGGACAGTATAGAAGCTTAACCAATGCGAAAATTGAAGACGGAATTTTTAAATTTTGGATAGAGTTACCTTTAGCATTAGGAACCGTTGGCGGACTTACGAATTTGCATCCTCTTGTGAAGCTAAATCTAGAAATGTTGCAGCGACCATCGGCCAAAGAACTCATGCAAATAGTTGCCGTTGCGGGATTAGCCCAGAATTTTGCCGCAGTAAGCTCTTTGGTTACTACAGGAATTCAAAAAGGACACATGAAAATGCATCTTTTAAATATCTTAAACCAACTTGGAGCCAACGAAAATGAAAAAGCCACCTTGGTGGAACATTTTAAAACCAACCCGGTTAGCCACCACGCCGTGGAAAGTCAATTAAGTATTATTAGAAAGTAAATCTTTAAGCTATGACGAAGGAATTTTACAGCAACGGAAAATTACTATTGACAGGTGAATATGCCATTCTTGATGGCGCAAAAGGATTAGCATTACCAACGAAATTTGGACAATCATTAAAACTTAGAAATAAGAATACGGAGACAATTCACTGGTTTGGCGTTGATGAAAATGACGATACGTGGTTTTATGCCGAATTTTCTAAATCAGATTTTAAAACCGTTACAACCACTGACGAAGCTACATCCGATCGATTAAAGCAAATATTGATAGAAACTAAAAAGCTTAATCCTGAATTCTTATCCAAGATTAAAGAAAACAGTATAATTGAGACTAAAGTTACCTTCCCTATGACCTGGGGACTGGGTACCTCTTCTACCTTAATAGCCAATATGTCAACTTGGGCAGGCGTTAATCCTTATCAATTATTAGAGTCCACTTTTGGTGGTAGCGGATATGATATTGCATGCGCAACGCATAACTCTGCTATTACCTATCAAAGAAATAACTTTGAACCAATAGTTGATGAAGTTCATTTTAACCCATCTTTTAAAGACGAGCTGTTCTTTGTTTATTTAAACCAGAAAAAGAACAGTAGAGATGCCATTAATAGCTATAGAAGTTTAAATTTTGATAAAGAGGCTTTCATAACTAAGATAGACGCTATAACAGATAATATTCAAAAGTGTACTGACATAACCGAGTTTGAGGATTTATTGAACGAGCACGAGGCTATTTTATCAAAAACACTTCAAATTCCTACTATCAAAGATTCGCTTTTCACTGATTACCCTAGAACTATTAAAAGTTTAGGAGCTTGGGGCGGAGATTTTGTTCTTGCCACAGGAACAGAAGATGACATGGTATACTTTAAGAATAAAGGTTACGAAACGATACTTCCCTACTCAAAAATGATATTATAAAAAAAGAGCATCCCAAAATGGACGCTCTTTTTTTTATATAAATCCAAAGATACTACTAGTAGAACGTAGCTCTTTTATCTTCAATTTCAGAACCGTCTTTCAACGCATTGTATACCGCAGTATTAACACGACTAGCCGCTCCTGTTTTCAAAGCATTAGCATATACACTGTAGTTATCTAATTTAGGTGCTTCTGTTTTCTTCACGATTTCAATTTTAAAAACACCAGTGTTTCCTTGAATCAACCCTGAAGTTGCTCCAGCAGCCATTCCGTAAGCAGTACCTACTACAACCGGCTCGCTACCAGCACCAGGAATAGTTGGTGATTTAACAGTAAGCGCAGAAGCATTAGAAACGCTAACACCGTTATCAGATGCTATAGCACTCATATCTTTACCCTTGTTAGCTGCGATAATCTGTGCAGCCTTACGTTCTTTACGTATTTTTGGTAAAACAAGTACAGAAGCATCCTCTGCACTCATTACACCCTCCGCATAACTGCCCGTTAATTGAACAACAGCATAACCGTTGTTAATGTTGAATCTCTTTACATCACCAACTTCTGTATCAGCATTAAATGCCCACTGTACAATATTTCTTTGGTTTGTTAAACCTGGCAAGTTTTCATCCAAAGCTTTTATTTTATTTACAGGACGAACAACGTATACATCTTTCTTTGCAATGGTAGAAAAGGCACTTTCGTCTTCTGTAGTTTCCATTTCAAATTTAGTAGCACTGGTAAACAATGTATTGATTGTTTCTTCTGAAGGAACTATCTCTCTATCTACAGTTGCTATTTGAACCACATCTTCTTTATCGTCAATTTTAATAACGTGAAATCCAAAATCGGTTTCGACCATACCAATTGAACCTTCTGAGTTACCAAAAGCGAAGTCGTTAAAAGCAGGTACCATTACCCCTCTTTGAAAGTAACCTAAGTCTCCACCGTTTGGCGCAGATGGCCCATCTGAGTTATCTCTCGCCAATGTAGAAAATACAACTCCGGATTTTTTAGCCTCTCTCAATAATTCTTTTGCTTTAACCTCTGCCTCTTCTTTTGTTCTAGTTACCGCTGGGTTAGCTCTTGTAGCACCTGTGTAAGCTAATAAAATATGACTCGCTTTCACAGAACCATTTGGCTTTCTGGCGATCATTTTAGAAATCTTGTATGAATCACCGTCTTTATAAGGACCGTAGATTTGACCTACGTTTAAACTCATTAAGGTATCCGCAACACTAGAAGGCAAGTTTTTCTTCGCCTTGTATATTGTATCAAATTTAGTATCTGAATATCTATCTAAAAATGCAGCAACATCTGTTGTATTTCTAAATCCTCTAATAGTATCATTACGATCTGTTTGAGAATTGTACTCAATAGTATCATCTAAAAGTTTAGTGATCTCATCTTTAATTGCTGTTTGATCCGCCTCTGATGGCTTCTCTTGAAAATACACATACTGCAAATCTCTTGCAGGATCTTGCTTGTATTCATCTTTGTGCTTGCTAACATAATCAGCAATTTCACTTTTAGTAACATTGATCGTACTATCTGGAATAGAAGTGTAAGGTACTCTTACATACTTAATGTCCATTTTTTCATTCGCCAACTTATAATCTAGCTCTCCTTCTTTCAATGTAGCGCCAACACCGGCCTTTACCATATTAAAATATGTTTGCTCTTTTGCCAATTGAACGATTTCAGCTTCCGTTTGTAACCAAGCATCATATTGCGCAGGGTTGTTCACTTTCCAATCTGCAACGGTTTGTTTGAACATGTTTGCATCAAACTGACCATTTTGATCTTGAAACTGAGGATTCTGAGCATAACCGGTAGTTCTTAGAAAATCAACAATTTGATCTTGCTCTATACCAATACCCAAATCTTCAAACTGCTCCCCTAAGATGGTCTTTCTTACTTTGTTCTCCCAAACTTGGTTTACCACCTGCATTGATGATGTTGTTGGACCAACTCTGTTAGAAGCTACTTCAACTTCTTGTCTGAATTCATCAATAGAAATATCTTCTCCATTAATTTCAGCTACTGACGAGCCTACTTTTTCTCCTCCAAAATTGCTACTGGTAAAAACCCCAGAAATAACAAATGCAAAAAGTGCCAAACCTATAATCAAGATCAACACTGTTGTACGTTTCCTAATATTTTCTAATACTGCCATTCTAATTAACGTTTAAAATAATCGTTTGTGGTTATTGGGAGGCAAAACTACCATTTTTAATTGAAATAATAAAAACTAAAAAGACTCCTAATTTATTGATTGATGCACTGTTATTCCTCTTCCAAAACTTCTATTGAAATCAAATCTATTTTGGTATTGGAAACTTCTAGCACGGTAAACTTATAAGCGTCTATGGTAAGCTCTACATCTTTATCTGGAATCTCCCCTAAGGTATGCACTAAAAGACCGCCTAAGGTCTCATATTCATCCGATACAGGAAGATTTAATTTGTGATTTTCATTAATATCATCTACTTCTAATCTTGCAGAAAATAAAAAGTGACGTTCATCCACCACTTCTTCCCTTAAATCTGTACTATCGTGCTCATCTTCTATCTCACCGAAAAGCTCTTCCACAATATCTTCTACCGTTACCAAACCAGATGTACCACCATATTCATCCAATACTACCGCAATACTCTTACGTTTTTTAATCAGTACATTGAGCATATCCTGAATAAGCATTGTTTCTGGCACAAACTCTACAGGTAATAAGATACTTTTTATTGTCTTTGGCTTTTTGAACAGTTCATAAGAATGCACATAACCTATTACATCATCTACAGTATCATTATATACTAATATTTTGGAATAACCTGTCTCTGTAAATAATTTTGCCAAATTTTTAGGGGTCTCATGCATTTCAACAGCAACAATCTCTGTTCTGGGCACCATAACCTCACGTGCTTTTACAGCAGCAAACTCTAATGCATTCTGAAAAATTTGAATCTCGGTATCTACCTCATCCTCTTCTTCAATGGTTTCCATCTGCTCTGTAATATAATCACCCAATTCTAATTTACTGAATGCCAACTGAACTTCATCTCCAGATGTTCCAAACACATATTTCAATATAAAATCAGAAATCCAAATAATAAAATCGGATATAAACGAAAATAAAATGTAGAATAAAAAGGCAGGAATCGCCAATAACTTCAATAGGTTATTCGCATAAATTTGAAAGAGTACCTTAGGTAAAAATTCAGCAGTTATTAAAATAACAAAAGTAGAAATCAATGTTTGGGTCAACAGACTAAAATCTGTGATCAACAACTTCAAAAAGGCATTGTTAGGTGCAATACCAGTAAACCAGTTCATAAGCACTTCGCCCATGAAAAGACCATAAATAACCAAGGCTATATTGTTACCAATAAGCATGGTGGCAATAAATTTTGATGGTTTTTTGGTTAACCTGGTCAATACCATTGCCAAAAAGCCTTCTTGTTTTTTCTCTATTTCAATATGAATTTTGTTCGCAGAAATAAAGGCAATTTCCATTCCTGAGAAAAATGCTGAAAAAAATAAGGAAAGTATAATGATAATACCGGCTGTACCCACTATTTATTTTGATTATCCCGTTTACGTTGTTCGAATTTTTTTCTGTAGCTTCTTCTAAACAAGAACATACCTATAGATACGATAGCAAAAAATATGAAAAAATAAGCCATGCTTCTGTCCGTATTCCAATCTGTAAATATTCTGAAAATTGAAAATCCAGCTACTATTACATATAAGTATTCTGTATACCTTAAAATATTAATCATTCTCTTGTTCTTTATCTTCTTTAATCAACATAAGTCCGTAGGTCTTATGTGCATTTAAAAATTTAAGGTCTTTTTGAATATCCATTCCTTCACCATCCATTACCGTTCCATCATCAGGATTGGTAAATGTGAACTTCTCTTGCGTAAATGCCCATTCGTTACCACGGTCGTAATACAATTGAGATGTTGCTAATTTCTTACCATCATCACTCTTTATAAGTACATTACCACGCAAATCTACGATAGAAGTCTTAGAATACAACACTCCGTAGTCTGCCTCTATTATTGTTTTTTCATTTTTTTCATTGAAAATCTCCACCAAAAGACCTTCAGGAAATGTTTGATACGGAAAAGATAACTGCTCAAAATCATTCCTAACAGGACCCGAGAGTATTGCTAGAACTTTAGAAGAACCCTCATCTTCTGAGCCTAATTTTTCTGGGGATTCCGTATAGGTAGCCACAAAATTCTCTGCTACACTTCTAGGATAAACCTTTTTTGGCGCCTCTTCCCCAACTCTCTTGTATTCATCTTGACAAGATAAAAAAAGAATTGCCATGGTATAAACCACGGCAATGCCTTTAAAATTTTTAATCTGTATCATTTTTTCTATAAAGAAGGTACTTTCACGCTACCACCAACCCAACAGTTGAAAGTAACAGTTTTACCAGCCATACCTGAACTAAAGATCATCTCTTTAGATGGTGCTTTTGAACTATAGCTATTTGCAGCTTGACTTGAAGAACCACTTAATGATGGATCTACTCTACCTGCTTTTCTTGCCATATCCGCAGCTTTCCAATAGATAGCTCTTTTCTCGAAAGCAGATGTACCACAACTGTTTGCACTTGTAGCATATAAGTTAGCGATCAATAAATATGCACGACCGTTAGATGGGTTAGCATCAATAGCATTCTGAGCGTATTTACGAGCAGTAGACTTACTACCTTTTCTTTTATTAATAACTGCTACTTTGTAAGCAATCTTAGATTTCTTGTCATTGTCAGTCTCTAAAGACAATGCTTTATCAAAATCTGCAAGTGCACCTGAGCTATCCCCATTTTTCATTTTCAAAGTACCACCATATACATAAGCATCTGCAGATGGGTCTAAAGCTAACTGCGCTTCAAATAATTTTTGGAACAAAGGATCATCCGTACATTCTTTGTTGAACATCAAACCTACCGCTCTTTTTACCCAAACAACATCACCTTTTTTCTCTTCAAAACTCTTTTCGTATAAAGGAATAAGGTTACTACAGTCTGCTAAAGGACCTAATTTAGAATCAATACTACCAGCAATTTTACCATAAGCTCCAGAGTAAGAGTTGTAAGCCTTTAAACGAGACTTCTCTTTTGAAGTTAATGTACCAGCTTCTTCTTTAGGTAATAACTTTGCTATTTTTCCTGTGATTTTTTCGTTTTCAACTTCTATTTTTTCAGTAACCGCATCGTATACATCAAAAACTTCTTGCAAGTCTTTTCTACCTGCTTTATGCTCATCAACCAAACTAGAGAAATAGATATATAATGCCTTTGGATTTGTAAAATTCTCTTTATCCTTAGTAAACGCATCATTTAACATGCTGTACATTTTAGCATCATCTGCCATTTTATTATCGTACATCACCATTGCCTTATCAACATCGGTTTCACCTTGACTGGTTTTAGATGCAAAATACTTTAACTTATTGTCATAAAGACCCATAAGATCATTAGCAAATTTTTCCTTGTCGGCACCTGTAGCCTTTTTCATCTTATCTTTAAGTATACGTTCACCATATACATAGATAGCGTTATTTAACTGTGGACAAGTTTCATAAACCATTTTCCATGGCTCATAGGCCGCATCATAATTTTTAACTTTTGAATGCTCAGAAAAAATGGACAAGTTAGTCATACATTCAGGGTTTTGCGCCTGCGCATTGCTCACTCCCATCATCCCTAGGAACATTATTGCCGTGAAGTAAAGTTTCGATTTCATGTTTTCTCTTTTTAAAATGGTTAATGTACTAAATTTTTATTAATTGATTTTTCTTTTCTGGAACCAACGATCGTTTAACGATAGACCTACATTAAATTTAAAATAGCTCTCTTCTATCAAATTAGCTCTAGTAGTTCCTCTTTTACCAAATTCAAAACCTAAGTTAAGATTAGAAAAACTTCGTCCCAGTGGTAAGCCTAATCCAAAAGTTATGCCAAAGTTATTTATATCAACATCGTTCACCAACATACCTGTCTTATCTAAACGTAAACCAGCTCGGTAAGTAATTCGTTTTAAGTAACCTGTAAAAGAATCATGATCAGGAGTGATAAAGGCTCCCAATGCAAAAGAACTTGCATCTTCATACGCTATACTATCTGCACCTAAGAATGCATTCTCAAAAGAACTCATCTCCTGAAAACTATATTCAGCACCTATAAACCATTTATAATCCTCCCCATAACCAATACCCAATGTAGTTGTTGTAGGTATTTTTAATTCCGTATTTTTTAAATTCTGGGAAACCAAATCTACCTCTAACTCTTCTATATTACCACCTGTGGATACAGAAAAAGAACCCAATTGCCTATCATTTGTAGACACTAGATTACCCTGAGTATTTACTCTTATTGACGTGTGAAGTCTATTTCTACCCTTAATAATAGGAGAATAATTTAAGGCGTAGTTAAAATCGAAACCATTTACTCTTGAACTTCTTCTATCAAAAGTACCAAATTGAACATCCTCTATTTGTTGTAATCTTTCGCTCTCAAGTGTACCAAAATTGAAATTCACAGTTGCACCTATGCTTAAATCTTTCAACACTTCATATCCTACAGAATAAAAAGCCCGCGTTAACCCACCTTCACCAGAATAGACATTGGTCAAAGAATTTCCAGAAACAGTTCTTTCATCCACTAGATTATACCCTACAGATGAATATGGCATAATACCAAAGCCCATTCCTAGACCCTTACCAACACTAAAACCTAATGCCAAATAGTCTAAACTGGTTATAGAGCTTTGCTCTTCTTCCGTAAAACTTTTAAGTGTGTATTGTTTATTGGAGACACCTGCAGTATAGGTAACCAAACCTTCACGGTCCATTACCTCAAGTCCTAATTTCCCAAAAGCGGCAGGGTTTTTTAAATTGATATGAATACTATCGGCATAGATACCAATACCTCCCATCATTTGATTTTCTACCGTACTTTCATTTCTTAAATCACCTATTCCGAAAAAAGAATAAGGAGAAACAGTACCATCTTGAGCGTACATACCAACAGTGGTAATGTATACAATTGCAATTACAATTTTTCTGATCATTTAGTGCTTGTTGTATTCCAGCAAATAATTAAGCCCTTTCAGGAGAAATTTGGAATCCGCAAATATGGTATTTTTTAATCGTTTAGACAAAAATTGTGTGTCCCCACCGGTTAAAATAACTGTTAAATTTTCAAATCTAGCTTTGTAAAGATCAATGACACCGTCTATTTCAAGCGTTATTCCATTTACAACCCCACTATGAAGACAGTTTTCAGTAGTATTACCTATGTAGTCCAATAACTCTTTTTTCTCGAGCAACGGCAACTTCGCCGTCTGTTCATGCATGGCTTTATAGCGCATTTGCACTCCTGGCGAAATAGCTCCGCCCAGGTATTCATCAAAATCATTTAACATATCATAGGTAACACAACTACCGGCATCAATTATTAAATTATTGTGATGCGGATTAAAATAATAAGCTGCCGTTACCAAGGCTAAACGATCAACACCTAATGTCTGCGGTGAGGCATATGAGTTCTTAAATGGTACTTTTGACCTGTTTGAAAGCTCATGAAGATTACAAAAAACGGCTACAACCTTCATTTGCTCCTTAGAAAGTGACCCAACACTAGAAACTATTGAATATTTTATTTTTGGAAATTCTTTGAATATTTTTTTTACTGCTTCTACGAACAAATCGACAACAACAGTCTCTAAATGAATTATTTCCGACTTCTTAAAGATTGCCAACTTAACGTTTGTATTACCTGCATCAATTATTAAATTCATGTTACAAAGATTAAAAATTAAAAAAACATTTTTCTTTTTTTACGATTTAGTTTGGAAATCATAAAATTGAAATTATATTTGCACCCGCTTACAGCAAGCATGGTGCCTTAGCTCAGTTGGTAGAGCAATGGACTGAAAATCCATGTGTCCCTGGTTCGATTCCTGGAGGCACCACAATAAATCCTTACTTAACGGTAAGGATTTTTTTGTTTTATACACTTACCTGTTGTACCACAAAAATACATAGGACCTTTTAAGAAGCATACTAGCAACTCATTATTCTACCATAAATTTAAATTGAACTATGACCTTCTACGGTCAATGATAGT includes:
- a CDS encoding type III pantothenate kinase, with product MNLIIDAGNTNVKLAIFKKSEIIHLETVVVDLFVEAVKKIFKEFPKIKYSIVSSVGSLSKEQMKVVAVFCNLHELSNRSKVPFKNSYASPQTLGVDRLALVTAAYYFNPHHNNLIIDAGSCVTYDMLNDFDEYLGGAISPGVQMRYKAMHEQTAKLPLLEKKELLDYIGNTTENCLHSGVVNGITLEIDGVIDLYKARFENLTVILTGGDTQFLSKRLKNTIFADSKFLLKGLNYLLEYNKH
- a CDS encoding membrane protein; this encodes MIRKIVIAIVYITTVGMYAQDGTVSPYSFFGIGDLRNESTVENQMMGGIGIYADSIHINLKNPAAFGKLGLEVMDREGLVTYTAGVSNKQYTLKSFTEEEQSSITSLDYLALGFSVGKGLGMGFGIMPYSSVGYNLVDERTVSGNSLTNVYSGEGGLTRAFYSVGYEVLKDLSIGATVNFNFGTLESERLQQIEDVQFGTFDRRSSRVNGFDFNYALNYSPIIKGRNRLHTSIRVNTQGNLVSTNDRQLGSFSVSTGGNIEELEVDLVSQNLKNTELKIPTTTTLGIGYGEDYKWFIGAEYSFQEMSSFENAFLGADSIAYEDASSFALGAFITPDHDSFTGYLKRITYRAGLRLDKTGMLVNDVDINNFGITFGLGLPLGRSFSNLNLGFEFGKRGTTRANLIEESYFKFNVGLSLNDRWFQKRKIN